One Fibrobacter sp. UWR4 DNA window includes the following coding sequences:
- a CDS encoding sulfite exporter TauE/SafE family protein produces MIDAGWWEYGQYAVFFILGAVVSLINSIAGGGSSLSLPIMIFLGMPPTVANGTNRIGLIIGNISSVYNLAKHGYLNRKLFWQLFLPSLVGALIGVFFLVSIGDKAFQAVIAAAICLVVIMSRLRKDIFGKPPVTPPEKLTLGGAVGFALVSIYGCIVQIGVGFVQIFSLTRYTGLDPIHVNALKNCLTTVFLVVSTAALAFAGKVNWPIAIVMSAGAWCGGYFGSALQRKKGNKFIENFVSVSSLALAAYLIVDLVMQ; encoded by the coding sequence ATGATCGATGCCGGCTGGTGGGAATACGGCCAGTACGCCGTATTCTTTATCCTGGGGGCCGTCGTAAGCCTCATCAACAGCATCGCAGGCGGAGGCAGTTCCTTGAGCCTCCCCATCATGATCTTTCTGGGAATGCCCCCTACAGTGGCCAACGGCACGAACCGAATCGGCCTCATTATCGGAAACATCAGCAGCGTCTATAACCTGGCTAAGCACGGCTACCTGAACAGGAAACTTTTCTGGCAGCTGTTCCTCCCCTCCCTGGTGGGCGCCCTCATTGGCGTCTTCTTTCTGGTGAGCATCGGGGACAAGGCGTTCCAGGCAGTCATCGCGGCGGCCATCTGCCTGGTGGTCATCATGAGCAGACTCCGCAAGGACATTTTCGGCAAGCCCCCTGTAACCCCTCCGGAAAAATTGACCCTAGGCGGCGCCGTCGGTTTCGCCCTGGTATCCATCTACGGATGTATCGTGCAGATTGGCGTGGGATTCGTCCAGATTTTTAGTCTCACCCGATACACAGGCCTGGACCCCATTCACGTAAACGCCCTGAAGAATTGCCTCACCACCGTCTTCCTGGTGGTAAGCACTGCGGCCCTGGCCTTCGCAGGAAAGGTGAACTGGCCCATCGCCATCGTCATGTCCGCAGGGGCCTGGTGTGGCGGATACTTCGGCAGCGCCCTCCAGCGAAAGAAAGGCAACAAGTTCATCGAGAACTTCGTCAGCGTCAGCAGTCTTGCGCTGGCAGCATACCTGATCGTCGATCTGGTGATGCAGTAA
- a CDS encoding GIY-YIG nuclease family protein → MLRCKGNRIYTGYAVDVLARFKHHQEGKGARFTKAFPPEGILKSFELESKEKALRLEARIKKLKRAEKERLAAGDETLEASLMESLSEVLKPRRKKKSGA, encoded by the coding sequence ATGTTGCGGTGCAAAGGCAACCGCATTTATACGGGCTACGCAGTGGATGTGTTGGCCCGTTTTAAACATCATCAGGAAGGCAAGGGAGCCCGCTTTACCAAGGCGTTCCCTCCGGAGGGAATCCTGAAATCTTTCGAGCTGGAATCCAAGGAAAAGGCGTTGCGCCTGGAAGCCCGAATCAAGAAGCTGAAGCGTGCTGAAAAGGAACGCCTCGCCGCTGGGGACGAGACGTTGGAAGCATCTCTTATGGAAAGTCTGTCGGAAGTTCTCAAGCCGAGGCGCAAGAAAAAATCGGGCGCCTGA
- the nhaA gene encoding Na+/H+ antiporter NhaA, translating to MSAKVTSSDKIEDLIPETPVRKILTPIERLMQVETTGGIVLIIMTVAALLWANISPETYHHVWHLPFAVTIGNWMGVGDLHWLINDALMTIFFFNIGLEVKGEMTYGELRDPKAASLPILAAAGGMLFPALIFLAVNAATGTDAARGWGIPTATDIAFVVGCMAILGKKVPHALRVMILTLAIADDIGAILVIAIGYPSGDGLNFAALGTGVALLVLINVLFRIGVRNLLLHCLIGVAVWAFFVKSGVHPTIAGVLLGLSVPAKAVVTSGKIRGFVNGVDHVLSGETKDENEKYRVFSLLKKASSESISMQERLYKTLAPWVNFFIMPLFALSNAGVEIKLGGVEVPVMGAVALALIFGKPIGIFIFSFLAVKIGISKQPSYSWKVLWGGGMLAGIGFTMALFVASLAFDVGDRQDSAKLGILLGSFSAAILGTIYMSLVSKPAKEE from the coding sequence ATGTCCGCAAAAGTGACCAGTAGCGACAAGATTGAAGATTTGATCCCGGAAACTCCGGTCCGCAAGATTCTCACCCCGATCGAACGTTTGATGCAGGTGGAAACCACCGGCGGTATCGTTTTGATTATCATGACGGTAGCGGCCCTGCTCTGGGCGAATATCTCCCCGGAAACCTACCATCATGTCTGGCACTTGCCTTTTGCGGTGACCATCGGTAACTGGATGGGCGTAGGCGATCTTCACTGGCTCATTAACGATGCCCTCATGACCATCTTCTTCTTCAACATCGGTCTTGAAGTGAAGGGGGAAATGACCTACGGCGAACTGAGGGATCCTAAGGCTGCTAGCCTTCCTATTCTTGCTGCTGCCGGCGGTATGCTTTTCCCTGCTCTGATTTTCCTTGCTGTAAACGCTGCTACGGGTACTGACGCCGCCCGCGGTTGGGGTATTCCTACTGCAACGGATATCGCCTTCGTTGTAGGCTGCATGGCCATTCTCGGCAAGAAGGTTCCCCATGCTCTCCGCGTCATGATCCTTACTCTTGCTATTGCTGACGATATTGGCGCCATCCTGGTGATTGCTATTGGCTATCCCAGTGGCGATGGCCTGAACTTTGCGGCCCTCGGTACTGGCGTTGCCCTTCTGGTCCTGATCAATGTCCTGTTCCGTATTGGTGTCCGTAACCTTCTGCTCCACTGCCTCATTGGTGTGGCTGTCTGGGCGTTCTTCGTGAAGTCCGGCGTCCATCCCACTATTGCTGGCGTGCTGCTGGGTCTTTCCGTTCCCGCCAAGGCTGTGGTGACTAGCGGTAAGATCCGCGGTTTCGTAAACGGTGTGGACCATGTCCTTTCTGGAGAAACCAAGGACGAAAACGAAAAGTATCGCGTTTTCAGTCTCCTGAAGAAGGCTTCCAGCGAAAGTATTTCCATGCAGGAACGCCTTTACAAGACCTTGGCTCCCTGGGTCAACTTCTTCATCATGCCCCTGTTCGCCCTGTCTAACGCCGGTGTAGAAATCAAGCTGGGTGGCGTGGAAGTTCCGGTCATGGGCGCTGTGGCCCTGGCTCTGATTTTCGGTAAGCCTATCGGTATTTTCATTTTCAGCTTCCTGGCTGTAAAGATTGGCATTTCCAAGCAGCCCAGCTACAGCTGGAAAGTTCTGTGGGGCGGTGGCATGCTGGCTGGTATCGGCTTTACCATGGCCTTGTTCGTCGCTTCCCTGGCATTCGATGTGGGCGACCGTCAGGACTCCGCAAAGCTGGGTATCCTGCTGGGTAGCTTCAGTGCCGCAATCCTTGGCACCATCTACATGAGCCTGGTTTCCAAGCCGGCTAAGGAAGAGTAA